CATGGCTGCCTCACGCACATCCAGGCGCAGGTCCGCCTCCCGGTGGTTTTTATCTGGACCATGGCAGGCGAAGCAGTTGTCTGACAAGATTGGCCGGATGTCCCGGTTATAGCGCAGCTTTCCCGTGGGCGCGGCCGATGCGGCAGCGGCGGTCATGGCCAGGAGAATGAACAAGCGGGAAGTCATGGCGAAAAAGGTAAACACACTACCCGGTATATACGCACGCTGGCCAGCCGGGATTTCGCCGCTGCATGGCGGCGTCTGCTCAAAGGCATGGGCATTGCACGCATGGATGCCCATTTTCCTCGGCTCATCAGCCTGTGGCGTCCGTGCAAAACACCTGGAATCCAGCCATTTTCATCAACACTGAATAATCATCCGCTTCAGGGGGTCTGTACGACATCTAGCTTTTCCCCCATGAAAACTGTCAGCCCAAATCTTTCCGTGATTGAATCCTTAGAGGCTCGCCTTGCTCCTGCAGGGGTCGTGGCCCTCACCCTCTCTGCATCGGGTGCCCTCACCATTACTGGAGATGTCCATGCGAACGATTTCACCATCACCGAATCCGGTGATCTGTGGACCATCACCTCGCAAACAGGCACCACCGATTTCAAGTTTAACAATGGTGCAGAAATGAGCGCCATTACCTTTGATGCACCTCTTTCTGTCAAAGCTACCCTGGGCGATGGCGATGATGTGATGGTGCTGGACGGCGTACTGATTCCCAAAACTCTGAACGTCAATACCGGCAATGGCAATGACATCGTGGATCTCACCAGCACGGCCATTTTCAGCACGGCCACCGTGGCCATGGGCAACGGTGATGACACTTTCACAGGGGGCGGTGATCTTTACTTTGCGAAGGGCTTCAGCGTCACCTTGGGGGCAGGTGCCAATACCTTTGATGTGAATGCCGACACCCTGTTGTCCGAAGGCAACATCTCCGCCACTGCCGGAGGAACCATCCTTGAAGATCAGGCCTTTATTCTGAAGGCAGGTGTGGGGGAAATTTTCGGCAGCCTGACTTTGCGCACCACCATAGGCAGCTCCACCGAATTTGAAATTGGAGAACTGCTTTCCGATTCTCTCCTGGTCACGAAGGCCATGACCTTGCAGTCCGCCGCTGGCTCGGATGATGTCACCCTTCGCGGCGACCTGATGGTGGGCGGCGTCTTGTCCCTGAAAATGGGCAATGGCAATAACCTCATCTATACCGATGAGTTGGACCAGCTCAGCACCAAAGGCCTAGCCTATACGGGCGGTACCGGACTGGATGATTTCCGCCTGGAAGCACGCGAAGTCATCGTGGACGGTAGCTTTACCTTCAGCGGCAGTTCTGGCGAAAACTACCTGGACCTGCTCACCACGGAATACCTTGGCATCACCAAAGGGCTGACTTATACGGGCGGCGTGGGACAGGATTCACTCGTCATTGGCGGCCCTGAAGTGGTCGTCATTGGTCAGGTGAAAATGACCGGTTCCAATGGTTTCAATTATCTTGGCATTGATGCCACCTGGGCAGATCTCGGCAGCCTCGCCTACAGTGGCGGCACCGGGGCGGATCTTGTGGAAATCGGCCACCTTGAGGGGGACTCTGAACTGGTCACTGTCTATGGTGGCATGTCCCTGGCTATGAGCAGCGGCGATTCCGAAGTGCACCTGCTGGATACTTATATCCGTGGAAACCTCTCCATCACTACCAAAGCCGCCCTCGGTTACCTGGATAATATCTGGCTTCTGGATAGCGATTTCGACGGCTCCGTCTCTGTCAATATGAGCGGCACCGCTGACAGCTATGTGGAAGTCCGCGATGGCATCTTCAATGGCAACGTGACCCTTCGCACTGGGGCAGGCTATGACGAAGTCCGCTTTGATACGGATATCGACTCCTCCTCCATCTACAGTGAGTGGAATGGATATGTCCGCGTTTATCTCGGCTCCGGTGATGATGAATTCTACGCAGGCGGCACACCCACCCAGTCCACCGTCGGCCACGTGGGCAATGATTTTAACTACTACGTGGACGTCTATGGAGATGCTGGTTACGACACGGCTTACTTCATGAGCACCGCAGATTATAACAATGGATTCAACTACGACGACCCATGGATCTTCAGCATTGAAGACTATGCCTGAAATAAAAAGGGTGAGGATTCGAGATCCTCACCCTTTTCATGAATCAGTCTTTCAAAGCAGCGTGCGCAGGGATGCGGACGCTGCTTTGGTTTGGGCTCAGGGCTCCTTGGCGTAATCTGCAAAAGCCTCAGCGATCTTGGCTGCCTTTTCATCACCCAGGTGGAAGATGAAGCGGTGGCGCAGGGTGATTTTTTCACCTTTCTTCAGTGTCACAGCACCATTCTCAGCCTTCGGGTCCAGGGACTGCGTGCCAAATGGATTGGCGGTGAAGAGACCGTATGTGCGCACATGCCATGGGGTAGGGTGGCGAAAGCTCTTGGGGTGGTTCAGCATAGCCACACCTACCTGCTTGCCGTCCACTTCACCATAGTAGTCACACCAGGTGGCGCGCTTAGCCCAGGCATCGGCATCTGTCTCGCCTTCGCTGTTGATGATCTTGCCGGTGCCCGGTGTTTTCTTTTCTTTTTCCACCGCCATGTTAGTCGGCACACGGATGCTCAGGCCGGAATCTTTTTTGTCATCCACCAGCGTGTCGCCCTCGGTGGCGATGAGGTCGATGTCGATATCAATGAGACGGGTTTCACCCACCACTTTGAAAGTATGATGGCGCACTTCTTCGATGGTCTTCTTGCCATCTGGTCCCACGTAGTCGGAGACGGTGGTGAAGGAGGCTGTTTCACCTTCCTTGATGTCCTTCAGTTCGCGATGCTTGATGGCACCCAGGTGTTTTACACGTTCGGCTGTTTTCGGATTCTTGCTTTCACCAAAGGTGGCGGCTTCCGCCCAGGTGTCATAACCGCCTATGTTTTCGTGGCCGAAGCACAGGCCGCGATGGTGCGGGTGGTCATGCTGCTCACCTTCCACGGTCTTCATCGGGTAGGCGCGGGTCATCGTCTGGCCGCCAGGGCCGATGATGGGCCACAAGTAAGGCTTATTGGCCTGATCCACCACGAGTTCGGTGAAAAATTGGCCGTCAATTTTGACCACGGCACCGCCTGTGGGAGTCTTTTCGACGGTGAATGTAGCTGCGGCGGCGCTCAGTGAGAGCGAGCCGAGTAGAAGGGCGGATAGGATGGGCGTGAACTTCATGAGTGAATGTGGCACAAGGACGTATATCAACGTTCTTGCAATGCATATTCTTCCGCCCTCCATTCATCATTCCGTGATGGCGGCATGCGCATTTCTGAGTAAGCACTCACCCCCTTCTTTTTCTTCACGACCCTATGGCCGGCTTTTTCAAATCTCTCATCCAACGCTTCACGAAACCCGACATCGATTGGGATGACCTGGAGGCCGCCCTCATCGCCGGTGACCTCGGGCCCCGGCTCAGTCTGCAAATTGTGGATGACCTGAAGGATCAGGCTCGCAAGCTCCACGGAGCAGACATTGTGCAAGTGACCCGGGAGCACATCCGCAAGATCCTGCCCGAAGCGCCTAAACCGCTAACCCGGCTGGAAGGGAAACCAAAAGTGGTCCTGGTTATCGGTGTCAATGGCACCGGCAAGACCACCTCCACCGCCAAGCTGGCCCATCTGCTGCACAAGGGCGGACACAAGGTCGTCCTCGCCGCTGCGGATACCTTCCGTGCGGCCGCTGTGGAGCAGCTCGAAGTCTGGTCCCAGCGCTTGAATATCCCCATGGTCAAAGGACCGCCGAATGGCGATCCTGCCTCTGTTTGTTTTGAGGCCTATGACCTGGCCTCCAAGACCGGAGCGGATTTCCTCCTCTGCGACACCGCCGGGCGTCTCCATAACAAGCACAACCTCATGGAGGAGCTGAAAAAAATTCATCGCATCCTCGGGCGCAAAGACAGCACCTCCCCGCATGAAGTCCTCCTTGTCGTGGATGCCACCACCGGTTCCAATGCCTTGCAGCAGGCACGTGAATTTAACAAAATTATCCCTCTCTCCGGCGTCATCGTCACCAAGCTGGATGGCAGCGGCAAAGGCGGCATCCTGGTGACCATTCAGCAGGAGCTCGGCGTGCCCACCCGCTACATCGGCCTGGGTGAAAAGGTGGAGGAATTTCAAGCCTTCGATTCCCAACGTTTTGTCGAGGAACTGCTATGAGCATCGAGCTGCCGCCCGCCATCGATCTCATCTCGGACGCCCACTTCATGCGCGAGGCCCTGCGCATGGCGCAAAAAGCTGCCCGTCAGGACGAGGTGCCCATCGGTGCCGTCATCGTCCACCAGGGGCAGATCATTGGCCGCGCCTGGAACCAAGTGGAAACACTCAAGGATGCCACCGCCCATGCGGAAATGCTGGCCCTCACCCAGGCGGAAAGCGCCATGGAGGACTGGCGCCTGGCTGACTGTGATCTCTACGTGACCAAAGAGCCTTGTCCTATGTGTGCCGGGGCCATCATGCACTGCCGCATTCGCCGCGTCATCTTCGGCTGTGGCGACCCCAAAGGCGGTGCCGCCGGCGGTTTCTGGAACCTCCTCCAGGCCCCCAACCTCAATCATCGCAGCGAGATCACCCCCGGCGTTTTGGCCGAGGAAAGCGTCGCCCTGTTAAAGTCCTTTTTTGCCGAGGCCAGAAAACGCAAAGCCCTCGGCCAAATCCATACCAAAGGACTCGGCGGAGTCTCCTCCTCCCCAGACATCTTCGACGGCCCCTAGCCATTGATCCAGAGCGTAGTTTGCAACCACGCTCACAAGCCGCTGGGAAGCCCCCTACTGCGTCGCAAACTTCGTCAGCAGCCCACGCTTCCGCGTGAGGCGCAGGATCCACAGGAAAAGCCCTCCGGCAGCCGCCAGATACACCAGATTAAGCGCGAAGGACTGGACCAGCAGCGTCATATTCATCGTGCCCGTTTTCATCACCTCGCGCATGCCCTCAAAGATATACGTGGCCGGGAAAGACCAAGCGATGGGC
The window above is part of the Prosthecobacter fusiformis genome. Proteins encoded here:
- a CDS encoding PmoA family protein, coding for MKFTPILSALLLGSLSLSAAAATFTVEKTPTGGAVVKIDGQFFTELVVDQANKPYLWPIIGPGGQTMTRAYPMKTVEGEQHDHPHHRGLCFGHENIGGYDTWAEAATFGESKNPKTAERVKHLGAIKHRELKDIKEGETASFTTVSDYVGPDGKKTIEEVRHHTFKVVGETRLIDIDIDLIATEGDTLVDDKKDSGLSIRVPTNMAVEKEKKTPGTGKIINSEGETDADAWAKRATWCDYYGEVDGKQVGVAMLNHPKSFRHPTPWHVRTYGLFTANPFGTQSLDPKAENGAVTLKKGEKITLRHRFIFHLGDEKAAKIAEAFADYAKEP
- the tadA gene encoding tRNA adenosine(34) deaminase TadA; translation: MSIELPPAIDLISDAHFMREALRMAQKAARQDEVPIGAVIVHQGQIIGRAWNQVETLKDATAHAEMLALTQAESAMEDWRLADCDLYVTKEPCPMCAGAIMHCRIRRVIFGCGDPKGGAAGGFWNLLQAPNLNHRSEITPGVLAEESVALLKSFFAEARKRKALGQIHTKGLGGVSSSPDIFDGP
- the ftsY gene encoding signal recognition particle-docking protein FtsY produces the protein MAGFFKSLIQRFTKPDIDWDDLEAALIAGDLGPRLSLQIVDDLKDQARKLHGADIVQVTREHIRKILPEAPKPLTRLEGKPKVVLVIGVNGTGKTTSTAKLAHLLHKGGHKVVLAAADTFRAAAVEQLEVWSQRLNIPMVKGPPNGDPASVCFEAYDLASKTGADFLLCDTAGRLHNKHNLMEELKKIHRILGRKDSTSPHEVLLVVDATTGSNALQQAREFNKIIPLSGVIVTKLDGSGKGGILVTIQQELGVPTRYIGLGEKVEEFQAFDSQRFVEELL